A single genomic interval of uncultured Desulfobacter sp. harbors:
- a CDS encoding type IV pilus twitching motility protein PilT, which translates to MAEIDAFFKLMNDQGASDLHLTAGQQPALRLHGDIERIKYDKLTNDKLRGMLYEITSQEKIKEFEETGDVDFGYEIPGLARYRANYFMQKNGIAAVFREIPSNILTAEELGLPAVISKLADLPRGLVLVTGPTGSGKSTTLAAIIDQANRNRKDHIITVEDPIEFVHKSQKCIVNHREVGTHTKTFSSALRGALREDPDIILVGELRDLETISLAVEAASTGHLVFGTLHTSSAHKTVDRLVEVFPSSEQAQIRSTLADGLRAIVAQVLFKRIDTKGRCAALEILVATPAVRNLIRDSKTHQIPSMIQTGKQFGMQLLDDAIMDLYKQGKISPDEAYAKANNKSLFRPFLKKPPADFTEA; encoded by the coding sequence ATGGCTGAAATTGATGCGTTTTTCAAGCTTATGAATGACCAGGGGGCGTCCGACTTGCACCTTACTGCGGGGCAGCAGCCTGCCTTAAGACTTCACGGCGACATTGAACGAATTAAATACGATAAACTGACCAATGATAAGCTGCGTGGCATGCTTTATGAGATCACCTCCCAGGAAAAAATTAAGGAATTTGAGGAAACCGGGGATGTTGACTTCGGGTATGAAATTCCCGGCCTTGCCCGTTACAGGGCCAATTATTTTATGCAGAAAAACGGAATAGCTGCGGTATTCCGCGAAATTCCATCGAATATCCTGACTGCCGAAGAGCTCGGGTTGCCGGCGGTGATTTCAAAACTGGCAGACCTGCCCAGGGGGCTTGTACTGGTGACAGGACCCACCGGGTCCGGTAAATCAACCACCCTGGCTGCCATCATTGACCAGGCCAACAGAAACAGAAAAGACCATATTATTACCGTGGAAGATCCCATAGAGTTTGTTCACAAAAGCCAGAAATGTATTGTGAACCACAGAGAAGTGGGAACCCATACCAAAACATTTTCCTCCGCGCTTCGCGGCGCCCTGCGTGAGGATCCGGATATTATCCTGGTGGGCGAGCTTCGGGATCTTGAAACCATTTCCCTGGCCGTTGAAGCAGCATCCACCGGTCATCTGGTATTCGGCACCCTGCATACATCAAGTGCCCATAAAACCGTGGACAGGCTTGTTGAGGTTTTTCCGAGCAGCGAGCAGGCCCAGATTCGATCTACTCTGGCAGACGGCCTTCGTGCCATAGTGGCCCAGGTGCTGTTTAAACGGATTGACACAAAGGGCCGATGTGCTGCACTGGAAATCCTTGTGGCAACCCCTGCGGTCAGAAATCTTATCCGTGATTCCAAAACCCATCAGATCCCTTCCATGATTCAGACCGGCAAGCAGTTCGGGATGCAGCTTTTGGACGATGCTATCATGGACCTATATAAACAGGGTAAAATCAGTCCTGATGAGGCCTATGCAAAGGCAAATAACAAATCACTGTTCCGGCCGTTTCTCAAAAAGCCGCCTGCGGATTTCACAGAAGCGTGA
- a CDS encoding PilT/PilU family type 4a pilus ATPase has translation MKKQQLDYILTKMLDSHDNVSDLNITPGKPLQVESSGQLAAVDLGPEFRILTPFQTEVLALNLINNDRKQLETLLREGSCDLSYQLSTKARFRVNIFSRSGKYATVLRKLETTIPSIEKLNLPASFHKMAEEKNGIIFVTGSTGSGKSTSLAALLDKINETKSVHVITLEDPIEYQHTQKQSTFNQRELGMDFDSFASGLRAALRQAPKVILVGEMRDRETVEIGLAAAETGHLVVSTLHTVDAGQTINRLLGMFSTEEETQIRIRLADTVRWVVAQRLLPKVGGGRVAAFEIMATNLRVKDTILNGESEGKTYNDIIVAGKPQGMISFDEFIVNLYEGEKIDENTAMAYASRKDIVGRGLDRIKSARGISTSGIQSLEIDRGYGGEEDDLL, from the coding sequence ATGAAAAAACAGCAGCTTGATTATATCCTTACCAAAATGCTGGATTCCCACGATAATGTGTCGGACCTGAATATTACGCCGGGAAAACCTCTCCAGGTGGAGAGCTCAGGCCAGCTTGCGGCCGTTGATCTGGGGCCGGAATTCCGTATCCTGACGCCGTTCCAAACTGAGGTCTTGGCCCTCAATCTGATTAATAATGATAGAAAACAGCTTGAAACCCTTCTGCGGGAAGGCAGCTGTGATTTATCTTATCAGTTGAGTACCAAGGCAAGATTCAGGGTGAACATCTTTTCCAGGTCTGGCAAATACGCCACTGTATTAAGAAAACTTGAAACCACGATTCCTTCCATTGAAAAACTTAATCTGCCGGCAAGTTTTCATAAAATGGCCGAGGAAAAGAACGGCATCATTTTTGTTACAGGTTCCACGGGTTCCGGTAAATCCACCTCACTGGCCGCGCTTTTAGACAAGATCAACGAGACCAAATCCGTGCATGTGATTACCCTGGAAGATCCCATAGAGTACCAGCATACCCAGAAACAATCCACCTTTAATCAGCGGGAGTTGGGGATGGATTTCGACTCCTTTGCTTCAGGCCTGAGGGCGGCCTTGCGCCAGGCTCCCAAGGTCATTCTGGTGGGCGAAATGCGTGACCGGGAAACGGTTGAAATCGGTTTGGCCGCTGCGGAGACCGGCCATCTGGTGGTCTCCACCCTGCACACCGTGGATGCCGGACAGACCATCAACCGCCTGCTGGGCATGTTTTCCACGGAAGAGGAAACACAGATTCGCATCCGCCTGGCCGACACTGTTCGGTGGGTAGTGGCCCAGCGGCTTTTACCCAAGGTGGGCGGGGGACGCGTGGCCGCCTTTGAAATCATGGCCACCAACCTGCGGGTCAAGGATACCATTTTAAACGGTGAGTCTGAAGGAAAGACCTATAATGACATTATTGTTGCCGGTAAACCCCAGGGCATGATTTCCTTTGACGAGTTTATTGTAAATTTGTATGAAGGGGAAAAGATAGACGAAAATACGGCCATGGCCTATGCGTCACGCAAGGATATTGTGGGCAGGGGGCTTGACCGGATCAAAAGTGCCAGGGGTATATCCACCAGTGGCATTCAGTCCCTTGAGATTGACCGCGGTTATGGGGGAGAGGAGGATGACTTATTATGA
- a CDS encoding zinc-ribbon domain-containing protein: MKIACPSCGSNANLPDDKIPKDKDFSFKCPKCGSSVPVKASAGNSGGDGFGQDTAGMGPDAPKRQAGGPKQALVCIAPCLARNRIMAGLKHAGLKADVPETPAQALKNLEYYVYPLVVIDEAFDTDKTMAAYMNNMDMFLRRKICFVRLGPGFETGNAMTALELSANYVIKSQDLEQEDASLVNDVLAVALSEHEQMYAVFNDSMKAAGKA, encoded by the coding sequence ATGAAAATTGCTTGCCCGTCATGTGGCAGTAATGCAAATCTGCCCGATGATAAGATACCTAAAGACAAGGATTTTTCATTCAAATGTCCCAAATGCGGATCCTCTGTTCCCGTCAAAGCATCGGCTGGGAATTCCGGGGGAGACGGTTTTGGGCAGGACACAGCCGGCATGGGCCCGGATGCTCCCAAGCGTCAGGCCGGCGGACCGAAACAAGCGCTGGTCTGCATCGCCCCGTGCCTGGCCCGCAACCGGATTATGGCTGGGCTGAAACATGCGGGGTTAAAGGCCGATGTGCCTGAAACGCCGGCCCAGGCATTGAAAAATCTTGAATATTATGTTTATCCGCTGGTGGTAATTGATGAAGCTTTTGATACTGATAAAACCATGGCTGCTTATATGAATAATATGGATATGTTCCTTCGCCGCAAGATATGTTTTGTCCGGCTCGGTCCCGGTTTTGAGACCGGCAATGCCATGACTGCTCTGGAGCTGAGCGCAAATTATGTGATAAAATCCCAAGATCTTGAGCAGGAAGACGCCTCCCTGGTGAATGATGTTCTGGCTGTGGCCCTGTCTGAACATGAACAGATGTATGCTGTGTTCAATGATTCGATGAAAGCTGCGGGCAAAGCGTAA
- a CDS encoding PBP1A family penicillin-binding protein, whose product MRLFSWLVSLVRLLFYTGLFAVGIMIAACCLMIFHISRDLPKLPSPLSRIIETPQSLIYAADGQVLITLGEKTSVSLDMVSPDFLNAIVATEDHRFFEHHGVNKLRTLKALYITLFEPGRIEGASTITQQLAKNLFFSFEKTWQRKFKEMLVAFQIEQANTKEQILEAYINQIHFGAGAQGIERAARMYFDKPAQDLTLPEAALLAGLPKSPTQYNPFRHYDKALSRRRVVLNRMVAAGFISANEAAKTDALCPELHDGRKDARTGSYFIDAMIQELIKMYGEDVVYHGGIKVYSTMDSRLQADARTAVMDGMARLDELMGLDQGVGDKPQAALVAIDTASGAVKAMVGGRDYYTSEFNRALNSRRQAGSGFKPFLYYAAFKDRKLHPASVFQDRPVAIPIKGAPDWYPQNFERRYKGPMILKQALIHSVNSIAAQVVVDVGPAAVVDVAQACGVKSQLKSVYSVALGTSDVSVMDMAVGFSTLASLGICHKPFLFWRVEDARGRVLFEHIVKDRRVLDAATAFQVVDMMQGVVDFGSGRGVRRLGFKRPAAGKTGTTDNYNDAWFTGFTPSLCVSVWTGYDKKKKLKDKNRRGITGGRGAVPIWTDFMIRAMKNEPERDFLMPPDIRYEIVGKTTGCLADFRQNQNRVDGTDAPQPVADSSGTIRVALKKGQKPCRGY is encoded by the coding sequence ATGCGGCTGTTTTCATGGCTGGTCTCCCTGGTGCGACTGCTGTTCTATACAGGGCTTTTTGCCGTTGGTATCATGATTGCAGCCTGTTGCCTGATGATTTTTCATATTTCCCGGGACCTGCCCAAACTGCCCTCGCCTTTAAGCCGTATTATTGAAACTCCCCAGAGTTTGATCTATGCCGCAGACGGCCAGGTACTCATTACCCTTGGCGAGAAGACATCCGTTTCCCTGGACATGGTGTCTCCGGATTTTCTCAATGCCATTGTCGCCACCGAGGATCACAGGTTTTTTGAACATCATGGTGTCAATAAGCTTCGTACCTTAAAAGCCTTGTATATCACCTTGTTTGAACCCGGCCGGATTGAGGGGGCTTCAACCATTACCCAGCAGTTGGCCAAGAATCTTTTTTTCAGTTTTGAAAAGACCTGGCAGCGCAAATTTAAGGAGATGCTGGTGGCATTTCAGATTGAGCAGGCCAATACCAAGGAGCAGATACTTGAGGCCTATATCAATCAAATCCATTTCGGGGCAGGGGCCCAGGGCATTGAGAGGGCGGCCCGCATGTATTTTGATAAACCCGCCCAGGATTTGACCCTGCCTGAAGCTGCACTGCTTGCGGGGCTTCCCAAATCTCCCACCCAGTATAATCCTTTCCGGCATTATGATAAGGCCCTTTCCCGGCGGCGGGTGGTGTTAAACCGCATGGTGGCGGCCGGGTTTATCTCAGCGAATGAGGCCGCCAAAACCGATGCCCTTTGTCCGGAACTGCACGATGGCCGTAAAGATGCCCGTACCGGAAGCTATTTTATAGATGCCATGATCCAAGAGCTTATAAAAATGTACGGTGAGGATGTGGTGTATCATGGCGGCATTAAGGTTTACTCTACCATGGATTCCAGACTCCAGGCCGATGCCCGTACCGCGGTAATGGATGGGATGGCCCGGCTTGATGAACTCATGGGGCTGGATCAAGGGGTGGGCGACAAACCCCAGGCGGCCTTGGTGGCGATTGATACCGCCAGCGGAGCGGTTAAAGCCATGGTGGGCGGCAGGGATTATTATACCAGTGAATTCAACCGGGCCTTGAACAGTAGACGCCAAGCCGGCAGCGGATTTAAACCTTTTTTATACTATGCTGCTTTCAAGGATAGAAAATTGCATCCGGCCAGTGTTTTCCAGGACAGGCCTGTGGCCATTCCTATTAAAGGGGCCCCTGACTGGTACCCCCAGAATTTTGAGAGAAGATACAAGGGCCCCATGATCCTTAAGCAGGCCCTGATCCATTCGGTGAACAGCATTGCGGCCCAGGTGGTGGTCGACGTGGGACCCGCTGCCGTAGTGGATGTGGCCCAGGCCTGTGGTGTAAAAAGTCAGTTAAAATCCGTATATTCTGTGGCACTTGGTACGTCTGATGTCAGCGTTATGGACATGGCAGTCGGGTTTTCCACGTTGGCCTCCCTGGGTATTTGCCATAAACCGTTTTTGTTTTGGCGGGTTGAGGATGCAAGGGGTCGGGTACTTTTTGAGCATATTGTCAAGGATCGCAGGGTATTGGATGCAGCAACCGCGTTCCAGGTGGTGGACATGATGCAAGGCGTTGTGGATTTTGGATCGGGCAGGGGAGTCCGGCGTCTGGGATTCAAGCGTCCGGCAGCCGGGAAAACCGGCACCACGGACAATTATAATGATGCCTGGTTCACCGGGTTTACCCCGTCCCTTTGCGTATCCGTATGGACCGGGTATGACAAGAAGAAAAAACTTAAAGATAAAAATCGCAGAGGGATTACCGGCGGGCGTGGAGCCGTACCCATCTGGACGGATTTCATGATCCGGGCCATGAAAAATGAGCCGGAACGTGATTTTTTGATGCCGCCGGATATCCGGTATGAAATAGTGGGAAAGACCACGGGATGCCTGGCTGACTTCCGGCAAAATCAAAATAGGGTTGATGGCACAGATGCGCCGCAGCCCGTAGCAGATTCTTCCGGCACCATTCGTGTGGCGTTGAAAAAGGGCCAAAAGCCCTGCCGGGGGTATTAA